Proteins co-encoded in one Pieris napi chromosome 10, ilPieNapi1.2, whole genome shotgun sequence genomic window:
- the LOC125053272 gene encoding uncharacterized protein LOC125053272 has protein sequence MAKIGPIFLIAIAAVILLLFGVLCYLMKTVNPKPIPENARRYSSQIIPFTDELRQNGNLEYGLEKLPENVTIYVKPSTESNIQSFSSDNAVIVVPIGSNITNNSHVKDNITSENDSLLSNIKGQRRSIKYDDEYLNLINIPSSLILNLRDYAGPKIIINLSPENSNKRGRKRSSSKEKGYNKTVIVLEVNESILLNLIGNTVDVNTFDEEEPNIINNELTFENMTFNHLTENLINDLINTTTIPDTIVNSDASSFSTTMFAKDLSETSDYIEKDPTFTSTEKITFNDTTDPISTTLELDKTTTGLNDLVVDLLMQGETLKDSPPRNKNMYDNAYVTLYN, from the exons ATGGCCAAAATTGGTCCAATATTCCTTATAGCAATAGCGGCTGTTATTCTTCTTCTATTTGGAGTACTCTGTTATCTCATGAAGACTGTTAATCCGAAACCGATTCCAGAAAACGCTAGGAGATACAGCTCA cAAATCATACCATTTACGGACGAACTGCGGCAGAATGGTAATTTAGAATATGGTTTAGAAAAGCTTCCAGAAAATGTTACTATATATGTTAAACCTTCCACCGAGAGTAATATCCAATCCTTTTCGTCTGATAATGCTGTCATTGTCGTACCTATAGGGTCAAACATTACGAATAACTCTCATGTCAAAGATAATATAACATCAGAAAATGATTCTCTTCTTTCAAACATAAAGGGACAAAGAAGATCAATTAAATACGACGACGAATATCTTAATTTAATCAATATCCCTAGTTCGTTAATTTTAAACCTCAGAGATTATGCTGgaccaaaaattattataaatttgagcCCTGAAAACAGTAATAAAAGAGGAAGAAAAAGAAGTTCCAGTAAGGAAAAGGGATACAACAAAACAGTCATTGTTCTAGAAGTCAATGAATCTATTCTTCTAAATCTAATAGGGAATACAGTAGATGTGAATACTTTTGATGAAGAGGaaccaaatattataaataacgaGTTAACATTTGAAAATATGACCTTCAATCATCTAACGGAAAAtctaattaatgatttaattaatactacaaCAATTCCAGATACAATCGTTAATAGTGACGCAAGTTCATTCAGTACGACTATGTTTGCTAAAGACCTATCTGAAACCAGTGATTATATCGAAAAAGATCCTACATTCACTTCCACTgagaaaattacttttaatgatACAACAGACCCTATATCAACTACATTGGAGTTAGATAAAACAACTACTGGTTTGAATGATCTTGTTGTTGATTTACTGATGCAAGGAGAAACGTTAAAAGATAGTCCACcgcgtaataaaaatatgtatgataATGCTTATGtcactttatataattaa